A DNA window from Gillisia sp. Hel1_33_143 contains the following coding sequences:
- a CDS encoding aspartate-semialdehyde dehydrogenase: protein MKIAVVGATGMVGNIILKVLEERNFEVTELYPVASEKSVGTEISFRNKKYKVIGLEEAVSLKPDLALFSAGGDTSLEWAPKFAEVGTTVIDNSSAWRMHPNKKLIIPEINANELSKEDKIIANPNCSTIQMLMALKPLHDAYKIKRVVVSTYQSITGTGVKAVKQLKNEYKEEKGEMAYPYPIHRNAIPHCDVFMDNGYTKEEMKLVNETKKILGDDSVNVSATAIRIPVVGGHSESVNVQFENDFDENDVRKLLNDFPGVTVQDNPSVNTYPMPIYAEGKDDVFVGRIRRDYSQPNTLNMWIVADNLRKGAATNAVQIAEYLVSHNLV from the coding sequence ATGAAAATTGCAGTAGTTGGAGCCACCGGAATGGTAGGAAATATTATACTAAAAGTTTTAGAAGAAAGAAATTTTGAAGTCACTGAGCTTTATCCTGTTGCTTCAGAAAAATCTGTGGGAACAGAGATCAGTTTCAGAAATAAAAAATACAAAGTTATTGGCCTTGAAGAAGCCGTTAGTTTAAAACCAGATCTTGCGTTATTTTCTGCGGGAGGAGATACATCTTTAGAATGGGCGCCTAAGTTTGCTGAGGTTGGAACTACAGTTATCGACAATTCTTCTGCATGGAGAATGCATCCAAATAAGAAATTGATCATTCCGGAGATCAATGCCAATGAGTTGAGTAAAGAAGATAAGATTATTGCCAATCCAAACTGTTCTACCATCCAAATGCTAATGGCTTTAAAGCCACTACACGATGCGTACAAGATTAAAAGAGTAGTAGTTTCTACGTATCAGTCTATAACGGGAACTGGGGTTAAGGCGGTAAAGCAGTTAAAAAACGAATATAAAGAGGAAAAAGGCGAAATGGCTTATCCGTATCCTATTCATAGAAACGCTATTCCTCATTGCGATGTGTTTATGGATAATGGATACACCAAAGAAGAAATGAAATTGGTGAACGAAACCAAAAAGATCCTTGGAGATGATAGCGTAAATGTTTCGGCAACCGCTATTAGAATTCCAGTTGTTGGAGGGCATAGCGAATCGGTAAATGTTCAATTTGAAAATGATTTCGATGAAAATGACGTTAGAAAGTTATTGAATGATTTTCCTGGAGTTACTGTACAGGACAATCCCTCTGTAAATACGTATCCGATGCCTATTTATGCGGAAGGAAAAGATGATGTGTTTGTGGGTAGAATACGAAGAGATTATTCGCAACCAAATACTTTGAATATGTGGATAGTTGCAGATAACTTAAGAAAAGGAGCTGCTACCAATGCTGTGCAAATTGCGGAATATTTGGTGAGTCACAATTTGGTTTAA
- a CDS encoding prolyl oligopeptidase family serine peptidase: MKNKLQLLSICLMLTAPLANAQEHDKNHTNDKSTNLKYPQTKKVDTVTDYFGTKVKDPYRWLEDDRSEATENWVKAENEVTFNYLEKIPYRKDLNERLTKLWNYEKLGAPFTEGDYIYFYKNDGLQNQYVIYRKKGDDGEAEVFLDPNKFSEDGTTSLGGMSFSKNGKKAAYSISEGGSDWRKILILDAETKEIVEDTLRDVKFSGLSWKGDEGFYYSSYEKPEGSELSAKTDQHRLFYHKLGTNQKDDKLVFGATAAQKHRYVGGSVSEDNNYLYISARNSTSGGKLFMMDLTKDNPELITILDNEETDSYVMENDGSKLFIFTNKDAPNGRIVTADASNPTPENWKDFIPETKNVLTPSTGGGYFFANYMVDAVSKVKQFDYDGKLVREIELPGIGSAGGFGAKKEEKVLYYSFTNYVTPGSIYKYEIKAGESELYNKPDIDFDPSAYESKQIFFTSKDGTKVPMIITHKKGVQLDGKNPTILYGYGGFNISLTPSFSIANAVWMEQGGIYAVPNLRGGGEYGKEWHDAGIKMKKQNVFDDFIAAAQYLIDNKYTSSDYLAVRGGSNGGLLVGATMTQRPDLMKVALPAVGVMDMLRYHTFTAGAGWAYDYGTSEDSKEMFDYIYAYSPVHNVKKGTKYPATMVTTGDHDDRVVPAHSFKFAAELQEKQAGDAPVLIRIETKAGHGAGKPTAMIIEEYADIFAFTLYNMGFKSLPNKM; the protein is encoded by the coding sequence ATGAAGAATAAATTACAATTACTGTCGATATGTTTAATGCTTACCGCTCCCCTTGCCAATGCACAGGAGCATGATAAAAATCATACTAACGACAAATCAACAAATTTGAAATATCCACAAACTAAAAAAGTAGATACGGTAACAGATTATTTTGGAACCAAAGTAAAAGACCCGTATCGTTGGCTGGAAGATGACAGAAGTGAAGCTACAGAGAACTGGGTAAAGGCCGAAAATGAAGTCACCTTTAATTATTTAGAAAAAATTCCATATCGCAAAGATTTGAACGAGCGTTTAACCAAGCTTTGGAATTACGAAAAACTTGGTGCTCCTTTTACAGAAGGAGACTATATCTATTTTTATAAGAATGATGGGTTGCAAAATCAGTATGTAATTTATCGCAAAAAAGGAGATGATGGAGAAGCGGAAGTTTTTCTGGATCCGAATAAATTTAGTGAAGACGGAACTACTTCATTAGGCGGAATGAGTTTTTCAAAAAATGGAAAAAAAGCGGCCTATAGTATTTCTGAAGGTGGAAGCGATTGGAGAAAGATCTTGATCTTAGATGCTGAAACTAAAGAAATAGTAGAAGATACATTGAGAGACGTGAAGTTCAGTGGCCTTTCTTGGAAAGGCGACGAAGGGTTTTACTATTCTAGTTATGAAAAGCCAGAAGGAAGCGAGCTTTCAGCAAAAACAGATCAGCATCGGTTATTCTATCATAAATTAGGTACAAATCAAAAAGATGATAAATTGGTTTTTGGAGCTACTGCAGCCCAAAAACATCGGTATGTAGGTGGAAGTGTTTCAGAAGATAATAATTACTTGTATATCTCTGCTCGAAATTCTACATCTGGCGGGAAATTATTCATGATGGATCTTACCAAAGACAATCCAGAATTGATCACTATTCTAGACAATGAGGAAACAGATTCTTATGTAATGGAAAATGATGGTTCTAAACTTTTCATTTTCACTAATAAAGATGCTCCTAATGGAAGAATAGTAACAGCAGATGCTTCTAATCCAACTCCAGAAAATTGGAAAGATTTTATTCCTGAAACCAAAAACGTACTTACCCCTTCTACGGGAGGTGGTTACTTTTTTGCCAATTATATGGTAGATGCAGTTTCTAAAGTAAAACAGTTTGATTATGACGGGAAATTAGTGAGAGAAATTGAACTTCCGGGAATTGGTTCTGCAGGAGGTTTTGGTGCTAAAAAAGAAGAAAAAGTATTGTACTATTCTTTTACAAATTACGTAACTCCGGGTAGTATTTACAAATATGAGATCAAAGCAGGAGAATCTGAATTATATAATAAACCAGATATAGACTTTGACCCTTCAGCGTATGAAAGCAAGCAGATTTTCTTTACATCAAAAGATGGAACTAAAGTCCCAATGATCATCACTCATAAAAAAGGAGTGCAATTAGATGGTAAAAATCCAACCATACTTTACGGTTATGGCGGATTCAATATTAGCTTAACGCCTTCTTTTAGCATTGCCAACGCCGTTTGGATGGAACAAGGTGGTATTTATGCAGTGCCTAATTTAAGAGGTGGTGGAGAATATGGAAAAGAGTGGCATGATGCAGGGATCAAAATGAAAAAGCAAAATGTGTTTGATGATTTTATAGCGGCAGCTCAATATCTAATCGATAATAAATATACTTCAAGCGACTATTTAGCCGTAAGAGGTGGGTCTAACGGAGGATTATTGGTTGGGGCAACAATGACGCAACGTCCAGATCTTATGAAGGTAGCATTACCTGCAGTGGGTGTTATGGATATGTTGAGATATCACACCTTTACAGCAGGAGCCGGATGGGCTTATGATTATGGAACTTCCGAAGACAGCAAAGAAATGTTTGATTACATCTACGCTTATTCTCCTGTTCATAATGTAAAAAAGGGAACTAAATATCCGGCAACTATGGTAACTACCGGAGATCATGATGATAGAGTGGTACCTGCACACTCCTTTAAATTTGCTGCAGAATTACAAGAAAAACAAGCGGGAGATGCACCTGTTCTTATTAGAATTGAAACCAAAGCTGGTCATGGAGCGGGGAAACCAACAGCTATGATCATAGAGGAATATGCAGATATATTTGCTTTTACCCTTTACAATATGGGTTTCAAAAGTTTGCCGAATAAGATGTAA
- a CDS encoding thymidine kinase, with protein MFLENTVNHKEQFGWIEVICGSMFSGKTEELIRRLKRAQFAKQKVEIFKPAIDTRYHEEMVVSHDSNEIRSTPVPSASNIRLLADGCDVVGIDEAQFFDDEIVTVCNDLANRGVRVIVAGLDMDFKGNPFGPMPNLMATAEYVTKVHAVCTRTGNLAQFSYRKAVNDDLVFLGENEEYEPLSRGAYYKAMLKERIKNIPVNSAQPIDPKKH; from the coding sequence ATGTTTCTCGAAAATACAGTAAATCACAAAGAGCAATTTGGATGGATTGAAGTAATCTGCGGCTCCATGTTTTCCGGTAAAACCGAAGAATTGATACGTAGATTAAAAAGAGCTCAATTTGCAAAACAAAAGGTAGAGATCTTTAAACCCGCAATAGACACAAGATATCACGAAGAAATGGTGGTGTCTCACGATTCTAACGAAATAAGATCTACACCTGTTCCCTCTGCTTCTAATATTAGATTACTGGCAGATGGTTGTGATGTGGTTGGAATAGATGAAGCTCAATTCTTTGATGATGAGATCGTAACGGTTTGTAATGATCTTGCCAACAGAGGAGTGCGGGTAATAGTTGCAGGACTAGATATGGATTTTAAAGGAAATCCGTTTGGCCCCATGCCTAATTTAATGGCCACCGCAGAATATGTAACTAAAGTTCATGCAGTATGTACAAGAACCGGAAATCTCGCACAATTTAGCTACAGAAAAGCAGTGAATGATGATCTTGTATTTCTTGGTGAAAATGAAGAATATGAGCCTTTAAGCAGAGGTGCTTATTATAAAGCAATGCTTAAAGAACGCATAAAAAATATTCCTGTAAACAGCGCTCAACCTATAGATCCTAAAAAACATTAG
- the alr gene encoding alanine racemase, with translation MTNKTRETTLEIDLGALAHNYKYLRSKTPKDVKFMAVVKAYGYGSKAEVISQKLSELGVDYFAVAYTYEGISLRKAGIENSILVLHPQSVNFEEVIDHCLEPSVYSHFVLTEFIQTAERLGVKDYPVHLKLNTGLNRLGFDEVELDEVLTLLSQTSAIKVKGIFSHLAASEDWKEREFTLGQINKFRNMAHKLVEALGYRPLLHLCNTSGIMNYPEAAHDMVRSGIGLYGFGNDSEVSKHLKPIGTLKTIISQIHNIEPGESVGYNRAFIASDKTKIAVLPIGHADGINRQYGNGRAGVIVNGKYAPIIGNVCMDMLMINITGIDCTDGDEVIIFGGPQPATDFAETGNTISYELITGISQRVKRVIIQ, from the coding sequence TTGACAAATAAAACGAGAGAAACAACCCTTGAAATAGATCTAGGGGCATTGGCTCATAATTATAAATATCTACGTTCTAAAACTCCCAAAGATGTAAAATTCATGGCAGTGGTAAAAGCCTATGGCTATGGAAGTAAAGCAGAAGTAATCTCTCAAAAATTAAGTGAACTTGGTGTAGATTATTTTGCGGTAGCATATACTTACGAAGGCATTTCTTTACGTAAGGCAGGAATAGAGAATTCTATTCTAGTATTACATCCGCAATCTGTAAATTTTGAAGAAGTAATTGATCATTGTCTGGAACCTAGTGTGTATAGCCATTTTGTATTAACAGAATTCATACAGACGGCAGAAAGATTAGGAGTAAAAGATTACCCTGTTCATCTAAAACTGAATACAGGCCTGAACAGACTTGGTTTCGACGAAGTAGAATTGGATGAGGTTTTAACGTTACTTTCCCAAACAAGTGCTATAAAAGTAAAAGGCATCTTCTCTCATTTAGCAGCAAGTGAAGACTGGAAAGAACGAGAATTCACTTTAGGGCAGATCAATAAATTTAGAAATATGGCACACAAGCTCGTAGAAGCTTTAGGTTACAGACCTTTATTACATCTATGCAATACATCCGGAATTATGAATTATCCTGAAGCTGCTCATGATATGGTTAGAAGTGGTATTGGCCTTTATGGATTTGGAAATGATAGTGAAGTCTCTAAACACCTAAAGCCAATAGGAACCTTAAAAACTATAATCTCTCAAATTCATAATATTGAACCAGGAGAATCTGTGGGATATAATAGAGCATTTATCGCTTCAGATAAAACAAAGATCGCCGTATTGCCTATAGGTCATGCAGATGGAATAAATCGCCAGTATGGAAATGGAAGAGCAGGGGTAATTGTTAATGGTAAGTATGCACCTATTATCGGAAATGTGTGTATGGATATGTTAATGATAAATATCACCGGGATTGATTGTACAGATGGAGATGAAGTAATTATATTTGGAGGACCTCAACCGGCTACAGATTTTGCTGAAACAGGAAATACGATCTCTTACGAACTTATTACCGGAATTTCTCAGCGCGTTAAGAGAGTGATAATTCAGTAA
- the mscL gene encoding large conductance mechanosensitive channel protein MscL, with the protein MAFFQDFKAFLMKKDIVALATAVVIGAAFNKVIASVVADIFMPIIGVLTGGADFSQKFISLDGTKYATLEAAQEAEAAVLTYGNLIQAIIYFILVGLFVFLFLRAYEKTKKKEEEAAPAPKGPTQEELLIEIRDELKKQNS; encoded by the coding sequence ATGGCTTTTTTTCAGGATTTCAAAGCCTTCTTAATGAAGAAGGATATAGTTGCGCTTGCTACTGCTGTAGTAATTGGTGCTGCTTTTAATAAAGTAATAGCATCTGTAGTGGCAGATATTTTTATGCCTATTATTGGAGTATTAACCGGGGGTGCAGATTTCTCTCAGAAATTTATTTCTTTAGACGGCACTAAATATGCAACGCTAGAAGCTGCTCAAGAAGCTGAAGCTGCTGTGCTAACATATGGAAATCTTATTCAGGCAATTATCTACTTTATTTTAGTAGGACTTTTTGTATTCTTATTTTTAAGAGCTTATGAAAAGACTAAGAAAAAAGAAGAAGAAGCTGCTCCAGCGCCAAAAGGACCAACCCAAGAAGAATTGTTGATTGAAATTCGTGATGAGCTGAAAAAGCAAAACTCTTAA